The window TCGAAGTCGATCCGGCCGTTGCCGTTGTAGTCGAAGACCCGGGGGTTCTTCTGCGAGAGGACGCTCTCGACGTGCTCGAAGTAGGTGATGATGTCCCTGAAGTCCAGGGTGCCGTCGCCGTTCACGTCCTCGAAGAGGCCGTCGCCGTCACCGTCGCCCGGGATGCCGACGCATCCGGGGAGGGGCGAGAGGCCGACGACGTCGATGATACCGGGTTTGCAGATCACGGGGGTCTCTTCGCCGTTGTCCGCGTAGACCACGGCGTCGCTGGCCGTGATCCCGGCCGTGCCGTCGGCGAGGCCCCTGACCTTCAGGGTGGCGAGGACGACGTTCGCCGCGCCGGCCTCGACCGTGGTGCCGTCGTCGCTCGCAGAGATGGTGACGGTGGTGCCGGGCAGGACGCCCTCACGTGACTGTGCGCCTCCCATCGTGGCGAAGCAGACGTCGGTGATCCGGGCGTTGTCGTTATCGAGAGAGACAGTGAAGGTGTAGTTCTTCAGGCCGTCGGGGAAGTGATCGACGACGATGGCGACGTTGCGCTCTGTCCCGGCGGCGACCGTTGCCGTGACCGGCGCGAACGAGATCACCGGGGCGATATCGGTGAGGGTGACGTTGTCGAGCCAGCCGCAGTCCTCGCCATAGGAGTTGTACGCACGCTTCTCGTACGTCCACCGCAGGGTGTGCTCGCCCTTCTCCAGGGTGTACGCCGCGGTCTGCCAGCCGTCGCCCTTGCCTGCGATCTCCTCCTGGATCTCGCCGTCGATGGAGAAGGCGAGGACGTCCGAGTACTTCATCGAGTAGCCGTCATAGGATGAAACCTGCCAGTCGAAGGTGAGGTTCTTCGGGCCGGTGACCGTGGTCTCGATCCAGGTCTGCTGGTTGCGCGTGATCGCACCGCTCTGCCCGCAGCTGCCGCCGACAAAGGTCTCGCTCAGCTGGACAAACCAGGGTGCGTCGCCGCCTCTCGTCCAGGCGAGGCCTTCGGCGTCGAGGGCCTCCTCGAAGGTCGGGGTGACGGTGATGTAGCCCTTCTTGACCTCCATCTGGCCGTCAGGGGCGGTGCCCTTCTGCACGATGAGGGTGACATTGTAGACGCCGGGTTTCGTGTAGGTGTGCGTCTGGTTCCTGCCGACCGCCGAGTCTTCGTCGCCGAAGTCCCAGGCCCAGTGGGTCGGGTTCCCGGTCGCGTAGCCGGTGAAGTCCACGGTGAGCGGGGCCTCGCCCCAGGTGACGTTGCCGACAAAGTCGGTGTCGTCGACAGGGGTGAAGGTGACGTTGTCGACCCACCCGCAGTCTTCCATCATGCCGGAGGTGGAATCTTTCTCGTACACCCACCTGACGGCGTGCGTGCCGAACCCGAGCCTGTACTCCTCTTCAGTCCATTCCTCCGGGAATCCGAAGATGTTCTTCTCCTCCTCGCCGTCGATGAAGAGCCTCAGGTAGTCGTGCCTGGGTTCCGAGGAGACGTTCCAGGCAAAGGCGAGGTAGCCGGGGCCGGTGATGTTCGCCTGGAGCCATGACTCCTGGTTGTCGCCGATGGCGCCGCTCCGTGCCGAGGTGGTGCCGGTGTGGACGCAGTCGACGTCCACGAACCAGGGTGCGTTGCCGCCCGTGGACCACTCGAAGTCAGGGGCCTCGACGGCCTCTGCGAGGGTGGCGAAGGGGACGACCGAGACGGTCTCTGTCGCGGTGCTGGTGCCGGCGTCGTTGGTGACCGTCAGGGTGACGGTGTACGCCCTGACCTCCTCGAAGGTGTGGGCCGGGTGCTGTCTGTCAGAGGTGGCGCCGTCGCCGAAGTCCCAGGACCACGCGGTCGGGCACCCGCTTGAGGTGTCGGTGAACTGCACCGTCGCCGGGGCCATCGCCCGCGTCACATTGGCCTCGAAGGCGGCCGTCGGCCGGATGGCGCCCGAGGTGTAGGTGACGTTGTCGAGGTGGCCGCAGTGGTGTGACGAGTGGTAGTACGCGTTGGTGTAGGTCCACCTGAGGGCGTGCTCGCCGGGCGGAACTTCATAATACCCGCCAGGCCAGTATTTGCCCTCCTGGGTCCCCTTGATCTGCGAGACCCTGGTCCCGTCGGCCGAGAATACCAGCAGCCCGCAGTAGGTGGAGGAACTGGAGTTGATATTCCAGTTGAAGGTGAGCACGCCGGGGCCGGTGACCGTCGTCTCGATCCAGGTGGCGTTGTCCTTGGATGGGATGGCGCCGGTCCTCGCGGAACTCCCGCCTGTCAGGGCGCAGTAGAGGTCGGTGAACCAGTCGAGGTCGCCGCCGGTTGTCCAGGTAAGTTCTGGGGCCTCAACGGCCTCACCGAGCGAGATAAGTTTGATGACTTTCACCGTCTTTGTCACGGTGTCGGTGCCGAGGACGGCCGTACCGTCGGCGTCCTTGCCGGCGATGTTGGTGACCGTCAGGGTGACCGGGTAATCGCCGGTGTTTTCGTAGACGTGGACCGGCGCCGCGTTCATGGCATGCGCCGAACCGTCGCCGAAGTCCCAGGACCAGGCGGTCGGGAATCCTGCGGAGGTATCGGTAAACTGCACGGCCAGGGGCGCCATGCCGCGGTTCTCGGTCACGTTGGTGACGAAGTCCGCGACAGGGTCGCCGCCGCCGTAGGTGTAGGTGACGTTGTCGAGCCAGCCGCCGTTCTCCGCGGTGTCGGTGGTCAGGGTGGAGTAGGTCCAGGTGACGGTGTGGGTGCCGTGGCCGATGGGGTAGGTCTCGTGGTACCACTTCGTGTCGTACTGGATCTTCTTGTACAGGTCGTCGTACTGGCCTGCATCGTCGACCGCGAACTCCATCTTGCCCAGCGGCATCCCATAGACCTTGCCGGGGTTCACCTTCCAGTCAAAGGAGAGGGTGCAGGGGCCTTCGACGGTGGTCCGGACCCAGGATTTCTGGCCCGAGGTCAGCGCACCGGCGCTCTTTGCCGCGGCATAGTCGACGTACTCCGGCCCCTTCACCGGGGACCAGGTGGCGTTGCCGCCCGTGGTCCATGCGAGGTCGGGAGCGTCGAGGGCCTCCGCGAGGGTGACCTCGCCGATGGACCTGATGTATCCGGCCTTCGTTACGGTGTCATCCGCGCCGTCTCTGGTGACGGTCAGGGAGACGTCGTAGACGCCGGCCGCAAAGGTGTGAACTGGATTTTTCTCATCGGAGGTCGTGCCGTCGCCGAAGTCCCAGTGCCGGGCAGTGATCGCGCCGGTGCTCTGGTCGGTGAACTGCACGGTGAGGGGTGCGTCGCCGGCGGTGGTGTTGGCGGTGAAGGCGGTGGCGATCTCCTGGGTGTAGGAGACGTTGTCGAGCCAGCCGCAACTCTTGCCGTCAGATTCGTCGCCATTCCAGTTGTTTTTCCAGTATGACCATTTGAGAACGTGTTCTCCGGGTCCGACCTCGAATGTTGCGTCCTTCCAGGTCTCGTCCAGTCCATCGATCTGCATCTGGTCCTTGCCGTCGAGGGCAAAATAGAGGGCTTCGTAGTATTCATCGCACGAGACCTTCCAGGAGAAGGTCAGGGTGCCGGGACCGGTGACTCCTGTCTGCAAGTCCGAGAAGCCGACTTCCCATTCATCGGCGGAGAACGTGCCGCTCCGGGCGCAACCGCCGCCGATGCCGTCACCGACCTCGACCGTCCAGTCCTTGTCGCCGGCATTCACCCATGCGAGGTCCGGGGCGTCGAGGGCTTCCTTTAGATTCGTGGGGACGGGAACCGCCTTCGGCGTGAAGGTGACGTTGTCGAGCCATCCGCCGTTCTCGGGTTTGTCACTCATCTTGGCTGCGTAGGTCCACTGCAGTGTGTGCTCGCCCTCGCCGAGGTCGAAAGACTCATGCGCCCGGTCTTTAGTCGCCGTGATCTTCCTGTAGTTGTTCCCGTCAGATGAGGTCGCACCGTCGATGGAGAATTCCAGGCTGCCCTGGGATCCGAACATAGAGTTATACTGGATGTTTGCCTTCCAGTCGAAGGAGAGGGTGCCGGCGCCGCTGACCGTGGTGTTGATCCCGGTGGACCCAGAGCTGGAGAGGCAACCGCTTCTGGCACTGTCTCCATCTGTCACGCCGTCCGTGATGTCGACGCCCCAGGTGGCTTTGCCGCCCGTGGTCCAGGCAAGGGAGGATGCGCCCACAGCGTCGCCGAGAGTTCGGGCCTGTACGACCTCGATGAACTCTGTCTTCTTGACCGTGTCAGGAGACCCACCTTTCTGGACGATCAGGGTGACATTGTAAGTGCCGGCCTTCTGGTAGAGATGGGCCGGACTCTTCTCGGTGACGTGGTCTGAGCCGTCGCCGAAGTCCCAGTCCCATCCGCTGACGTCGCCGGTGGAGAGGTCGGTGAACTGCACGGCCAGGGGCGCCATGCCGCGGGTGACATTAGCGGAGAAGTCGGTGCACTCTTCGGCCGAGAAGGTG is drawn from Methanofollis sp. and contains these coding sequences:
- a CDS encoding PKD domain-containing protein produces the protein MKKDATIAIIAIGLLCLLAMPAAAEETGLGAAVDAPDLVWTTDTSTKAWIVDTEHAVKGGSSARSGPDLSWGDSKIETSVTGPGTLTFSWNVTSPSSDYYTFSIDGVQQKQISGTESVWTEESFEIGSGEHTLTWTYHKGGMGVKAQNGGWLDAVTFSAEECTDFSANVTRGMAPLAVQFTDLSTGDVSGWDWDFGDGSDHVTEKSPAHLYQKAGTYNVTLIVQKGGSPDTVKKTEFIEVVQARTLGDAVGASSLAWTTGGKATWGVDITDGVTDGDSARSGCLSSSGSTGINTTVSGAGTLSFDWKANIQYNSMFGSQGSLEFSIDGATSSDGNNYRKITATKDRAHESFDLGEGEHTLQWTYAAKMSDKPENGGWLDNVTFTPKAVPVPTNLKEALDAPDLAWVNAGDKDWTVEVGDGIGGGCARSGTFSADEWEVGFSDLQTGVTGPGTLTFSWKVSCDEYYEALYFALDGKDQMQIDGLDETWKDATFEVGPGEHVLKWSYWKNNWNGDESDGKSCGWLDNVSYTQEIATAFTANTTAGDAPLTVQFTDQSTGAITARHWDFGDGTTSDEKNPVHTFAAGVYDVSLTVTRDGADDTVTKAGYIRSIGEVTLAEALDAPDLAWTTGGNATWSPVKGPEYVDYAAAKSAGALTSGQKSWVRTTVEGPCTLSFDWKVNPGKVYGMPLGKMEFAVDDAGQYDDLYKKIQYDTKWYHETYPIGHGTHTVTWTYSTLTTDTAENGGWLDNVTYTYGGGDPVADFVTNVTENRGMAPLAVQFTDTSAGFPTAWSWDFGDGSAHAMNAAPVHVYENTGDYPVTLTVTNIAGKDADGTAVLGTDTVTKTVKVIKLISLGEAVEAPELTWTTGGDLDWFTDLYCALTGGSSARTGAIPSKDNATWIETTVTGPGVLTFNWNINSSSSTYCGLLVFSADGTRVSQIKGTQEGKYWPGGYYEVPPGEHALRWTYTNAYYHSSHHCGHLDNVTYTSGAIRPTAAFEANVTRAMAPATVQFTDTSSGCPTAWSWDFGDGATSDRQHPAHTFEEVRAYTVTLTVTNDAGTSTATETVSVVPFATLAEAVEAPDFEWSTGGNAPWFVDVDCVHTGTTSARSGAIGDNQESWLQANITGPGYLAFAWNVSSEPRHDYLRLFIDGEEEKNIFGFPEEWTEEEYRLGFGTHAVRWVYEKDSTSGMMEDCGWVDNVTFTPVDDTDFVGNVTWGEAPLTVDFTGYATGNPTHWAWDFGDEDSAVGRNQTHTYTKPGVYNVTLIVQKGTAPDGQMEVKKGYITVTPTFEEALDAEGLAWTRGGDAPWFVQLSETFVGGSCGQSGAITRNQQTWIETTVTGPKNLTFDWQVSSYDGYSMKYSDVLAFSIDGEIQEEIAGKGDGWQTAAYTLEKGEHTLRWTYEKRAYNSYGEDCGWLDNVTLTDIAPVISFAPVTATVAAGTERNVAIVVDHFPDGLKNYTFTVSLDNDNARITDVCFATMGGAQSREGVLPGTTVTISASDDGTTVEAGAANVVLATLKVRGLADGTAGITASDAVVYADNGEETPVICKPGIIDVVGLSPLPGCVGIPGDGDGDGLFEDVNGDGTLDFRDIITYFEHVESVLSQKNPRVFDYNGNGRIDFDDIVTVHRSMETDRI